In Paraburkholderia bryophila, a single genomic region encodes these proteins:
- a CDS encoding TAXI family TRAP transporter solute-binding subunit — protein sequence MKPATGRKGPPRLVARFVAISWRDLAVSFGPILLIAVAAVWVAVRLIQPAPPSTLTISAGPEGSTFWDAAQKYKTILARNRITLNVLASEGSLQNLKRLSDPKSNVDVGFVQDGVAPGPASEGLMSLGSVAYVPLAIFYHGPTVTRLSEFKGLRLAVGAEGSGTRELALALLKANGIVPGGATKLLPLSGDDAADALVSGKVDAAFLAGDSAQPAVMGKLYRTPNVQFYDFTQAEAYTRRFPYLTQLEMPMGAFDLGKNLPSAPIHMVAPTAELVARDSLHPALSDLLIEAAREVHGKANILQRAGEFPAPLAHDFPISDDAARYYKSGKSFLYRVLPFWLASLADRLLVVVVPLIVLLVPALRLVPSLYAWRVKSRIYRWYGALIAIERSALSEYSATERASLIERLDAIEESVNGLKMPLAYADQFYVLREHIGFVRQRLTQARDTQRDDTTDESDDAPETQTNAADEAPAADKTAANEAAEIGETPGSAGRKPY from the coding sequence ATGAAGCCTGCCACCGGCCGCAAAGGCCCTCCCCGTCTCGTCGCCCGTTTCGTCGCGATCTCCTGGCGCGACCTCGCGGTCTCGTTCGGCCCGATCCTGCTGATCGCCGTGGCGGCGGTCTGGGTCGCCGTGCGGCTGATCCAGCCCGCGCCGCCCAGCACGCTGACCATCAGCGCCGGTCCCGAGGGCAGCACCTTCTGGGATGCAGCGCAGAAGTACAAAACGATTCTCGCGCGCAACCGCATCACCCTGAACGTGCTGGCCTCCGAAGGCTCGCTGCAGAACCTCAAGCGGCTCTCGGACCCGAAGTCGAACGTCGACGTCGGCTTCGTGCAGGACGGCGTCGCGCCCGGCCCCGCCAGCGAAGGCCTGATGTCGCTCGGCAGCGTCGCCTATGTGCCGCTGGCGATCTTCTATCACGGCCCGACCGTCACGCGGCTCTCCGAATTCAAAGGCCTGCGCCTCGCGGTCGGCGCCGAGGGCAGCGGCACGCGCGAACTGGCGCTCGCGCTGCTCAAGGCCAACGGCATCGTGCCGGGCGGCGCGACCAAACTGCTGCCTCTGTCGGGCGACGACGCCGCCGACGCGCTCGTTTCCGGCAAGGTCGACGCGGCGTTCCTCGCCGGCGACTCGGCGCAGCCGGCGGTGATGGGCAAGCTCTACCGCACACCGAACGTGCAGTTCTACGACTTCACGCAGGCCGAAGCGTACACCCGCCGCTTCCCCTATCTGACGCAACTCGAAATGCCGATGGGCGCATTCGACCTCGGCAAGAACCTGCCGTCCGCGCCGATTCACATGGTGGCGCCCACCGCCGAACTGGTGGCGCGCGACTCGCTGCATCCCGCGCTTTCCGATCTGCTGATCGAAGCCGCGCGCGAGGTGCATGGCAAGGCGAACATCCTGCAGCGCGCGGGCGAATTCCCCGCGCCGCTCGCGCATGACTTCCCGATCAGCGACGACGCCGCGCGTTACTACAAGTCGGGCAAGAGCTTCCTGTACCGGGTGCTGCCGTTCTGGCTCGCGAGCCTCGCCGACCGGCTGCTGGTGGTCGTGGTGCCGCTGATCGTGCTGCTGGTGCCGGCGTTGCGGCTGGTGCCGTCGCTGTATGCGTGGCGGGTGAAGTCGCGAATCTACCGTTGGTATGGTGCGTTGATCGCGATCGAACGCAGCGCGCTCAGCGAGTATTCGGCGACGGAACGCGCGTCGCTGATCGAACGTCTCGACGCGATCGAGGAGTCGGTCAACGGTCTGAAAATGCCGCTGGCCTACGCGGATCAGTTCTATGTGTTGCGCGAGCATATCGGCTTCGTGCGTCAGCGGCTCACGCAGGCTCGCGACACCCAGCGCGACGACACGACCGATGAATCGGACGACGCCCCCGAGACCCAGACCAACGCCGCTGACGAAGCCCCCGCCGCGGACAAAACCGCCGCCAACGAAGCCGCCGAGATCGGCGAGACGCCAGGCAGCGCCGGCCGCAAACCATATTGA
- a CDS encoding MFS transporter, which produces MSTDSATPRSEFATTLQIIPVVFFTFLCYLTIGIPLAVLPGYVHDDLGYSAVLAGAAISVQYLATLASRPLAGRSADTLGPKRTVSIGLLGCGASGILLLLAVLCGRWPVLSLGLLVCSRLVLGFGESLCGTGAILWGIGRVGTSNNARVISWNGIATYGALAVGAPLGVAIAHTVGFAALGILVIFLAALGFYLARPIAPVPIVHGERMSYGSVLTRVLPHGIGLALGSAGFGSIATFITLFYAAKHWPNAALSLTVFGTLFIGARLLFANTIKSYGGFRVAIVSFSFECAGLLMLWLAPEPHIALAGAALTGFGFALVFPALGVEAVGLVPPASRGAALSAYSVFLDLSLGITGPLAGYIAGEFGYASVFLFAAVASAAAVVLSTVLYLRNARAPIAPATT; this is translated from the coding sequence ATGTCCACCGATTCAGCGACACCTCGCAGTGAATTTGCGACGACCTTACAGATCATTCCGGTCGTCTTTTTCACGTTTCTTTGCTATCTGACGATCGGTATTCCGCTCGCGGTGCTGCCCGGCTACGTCCACGACGACCTCGGCTACAGCGCCGTGCTGGCCGGCGCGGCAATCAGCGTGCAATACCTGGCGACGCTGGCGTCGCGGCCGCTGGCCGGCCGTTCGGCGGATACGCTGGGGCCGAAGCGCACGGTGTCGATCGGTTTGCTGGGGTGCGGCGCGAGCGGCATTCTGTTGCTGCTGGCGGTGCTGTGCGGCCGCTGGCCCGTGCTGAGCCTCGGTCTGCTGGTGTGCAGCCGTCTGGTGCTCGGGTTCGGTGAAAGCCTGTGCGGCACCGGCGCGATTCTGTGGGGCATCGGCCGGGTCGGCACCAGCAACAACGCGCGGGTGATTTCGTGGAACGGCATCGCCACTTACGGCGCGCTGGCCGTCGGCGCGCCGCTCGGTGTCGCAATCGCGCACACGGTGGGGTTTGCGGCGCTGGGCATTCTGGTGATCTTCCTCGCGGCACTCGGCTTCTATCTGGCCAGGCCGATCGCGCCGGTGCCGATCGTCCACGGCGAGCGGATGTCGTATGGCAGCGTGCTCACGCGCGTGCTGCCGCACGGTATCGGCCTCGCGCTCGGCTCCGCCGGGTTCGGCTCGATCGCCACCTTCATCACGCTGTTTTATGCCGCGAAGCATTGGCCGAATGCGGCCTTGTCGCTGACGGTGTTCGGCACGCTGTTCATCGGCGCGCGCCTGTTGTTCGCCAACACGATCAAGAGCTACGGCGGATTCCGCGTCGCGATCGTGTCGTTCTCGTTCGAATGCGCCGGGCTGTTGATGCTGTGGCTCGCGCCCGAGCCGCATATCGCGCTCGCCGGCGCGGCGTTGACCGGCTTCGGTTTCGCGCTGGTGTTCCCCGCGCTCGGCGTCGAAGCGGTCGGCCTCGTGCCGCCGGCCAGTCGTGGCGCGGCGTTGTCGGCTTACTCGGTGTTTCTCGATCTGTCGCTCGGCATCACCGGGCCGCTGGCCGGCTACATTGCCGGCGAGTTCGGCTACGCCTCCGTGTTTCTGTTCGCGGCCGTGGCGTCGGCCGCTGCCGTGGTGCTGTCGACGGTGCTGTACCTGCGCAATGCGCGGGCACCGATTGCGCCCGCAACGACCTGA
- a CDS encoding pyridoxal-phosphate-dependent aminotransferase family protein — protein sequence MPTSSITPVASAVPCPVVESLDAILPEEPLLMMGAGPVPIPAAVAKANTIVINHLGGTMVKVIGQVKTMARYVFQTNSKWVLGVAGPGSAAMEMAISNLAWEGTRVLSIKNGFFSERMAEMGRRVGARVSTLDVDDGAVASLEQVAEAIRRERPEIVTVVQGETSNTVWNYHLKDIAALAKAAGALVIVDAVCTLSTMPLEMDAWGIDAVITGGQKGLSSIPGVSLIAFSDAAWARVKGRTAPNAHWCLDASLAENFWHNAGYHYTAPVSGVLALHEALRLVCAETLEKRFARHLKCSLALQEGIAALGLNLYAPPACRLNSVVGIEVPQGLSPGDICGHISRQHQVEISGSFGLPIVRIGQMGEQCREHNLFRTLHALGRTMLDLGAAVDLPAGVAALEKSLSGGARALAR from the coding sequence ATGCCGACTTCATCCATCACACCCGTCGCTTCCGCTGTGCCCTGTCCGGTTGTCGAATCGCTCGACGCCATCCTCCCCGAAGAACCGCTGCTGATGATGGGCGCCGGCCCCGTGCCGATTCCTGCCGCCGTCGCCAAGGCCAACACGATCGTCATCAATCACCTGGGCGGCACGATGGTGAAGGTGATCGGCCAGGTGAAGACCATGGCGCGCTACGTGTTCCAGACGAATTCGAAATGGGTGTTGGGTGTCGCGGGACCGGGATCGGCCGCGATGGAAATGGCGATCTCCAACCTCGCGTGGGAAGGCACGCGCGTGCTGAGTATCAAGAACGGTTTCTTCAGCGAACGGATGGCGGAGATGGGTCGCCGTGTCGGGGCGCGCGTGAGTACGCTCGACGTCGACGATGGCGCGGTTGCGAGTCTCGAACAGGTGGCCGAGGCGATTCGCCGCGAGCGTCCCGAGATCGTGACGGTGGTGCAGGGCGAGACGTCGAACACGGTGTGGAATTACCACCTGAAGGACATCGCCGCGCTGGCGAAAGCCGCGGGTGCGCTGGTGATCGTCGACGCAGTTTGTACGTTGAGCACGATGCCGCTGGAGATGGACGCATGGGGTATCGACGCGGTGATTACCGGTGGGCAGAAGGGCTTGTCGTCGATTCCGGGCGTCTCGCTGATCGCGTTTTCCGACGCGGCCTGGGCGCGCGTCAAAGGACGTACGGCGCCGAATGCGCATTGGTGCCTGGATGCGTCGCTCGCGGAGAACTTCTGGCATAACGCGGGCTATCACTACACCGCGCCGGTGTCGGGCGTGCTGGCTTTGCACGAGGCGTTGCGGCTCGTGTGCGCCGAGACGCTGGAGAAGCGCTTCGCACGGCATCTGAAATGTTCACTGGCCTTGCAGGAAGGGATCGCCGCGTTGGGGCTGAATCTGTATGCGCCGCCGGCGTGCCGGCTGAATTCGGTGGTCGGTATCGAGGTGCCGCAAGGCTTGAGTCCCGGCGATATCTGCGGCCATATCTCGCGGCAGCATCAGGTCGAGATTTCCGGCTCGTTCGGTTTGCCGATCGTGCGGATCGGGCAGATGGGCGAGCAATGCCGCGAACACAATCTGTTCAGAACGCTGCACGCGTTGGGTCGCACGATGCTGGATCTCGGCGCGGCAGTGGATCTGCCGGCGGGCGTGGCGGCGCTGGAAAAATCGTTGTCGGGTGGGGCGCGCGCGTTGGCGCGGTAG
- a CDS encoding BON domain-containing protein — translation MKSVGFLKTLGSVVAMVVACNVYAQASDAPSTMAAPAASAKATKKANSQLGRKVRGVLAKSQGIDVSNIAVRARGGAVTLTGSVPNQGQIDAAGDAAKGVAGVTSVTNKLTVVQQ, via the coding sequence ATGAAATCGGTCGGTTTTCTGAAAACGCTGGGCTCGGTGGTGGCAATGGTAGTGGCGTGCAATGTGTACGCTCAGGCAAGCGATGCACCGAGCACGATGGCAGCGCCGGCTGCAAGCGCCAAGGCGACCAAGAAGGCCAACAGCCAACTCGGCCGCAAGGTGCGTGGCGTGCTGGCCAAGTCGCAAGGCATCGACGTATCGAACATCGCTGTGCGTGCCCGTGGCGGCGCGGTGACCCTGACGGGCTCGGTGCCCAACCAAGGCCAGATCGACGCTGCCGGCGATGCCGCCAAGGGCGTCGCGGGCGTGACGTCGGTGACGAACAAGCTGACCGTCGTGCAGCAGTAA
- a CDS encoding 2-hydroxychromene-2-carboxylate isomerase: MTVGIDARQPLWFYDFVSPFTYLLLEQHDKWPGFDFAFTPVVLNDLYSHWGQRPAYSVPAKRTFLYRHALFRAEQLGIPYKMPPAHPFDSMKPLLLATAAKGDVQFVREIFRFIWREGRDPSSETAFAELCERVGMPDGPELIKSPDVSAQLQRNTADAIGLGVYGVPTFRLNDQLFWGEDALPMVLYCARTPNWLESKEVKRISALASGVVDIPTNSANPANPT; encoded by the coding sequence ATGACCGTTGGCATCGACGCCAGGCAACCGCTTTGGTTTTACGACTTTGTCTCGCCGTTCACGTACCTGTTGCTCGAGCAACACGACAAATGGCCGGGCTTCGACTTCGCATTCACACCGGTCGTCCTGAACGATCTGTATAGCCACTGGGGACAACGGCCGGCCTACAGCGTGCCCGCCAAGCGCACCTTCCTGTACCGGCACGCGCTGTTTCGCGCGGAGCAACTCGGCATTCCGTACAAGATGCCGCCGGCTCATCCGTTCGATTCGATGAAGCCGCTGCTGCTCGCCACCGCGGCGAAGGGCGACGTGCAGTTCGTGCGCGAGATTTTCCGCTTCATCTGGCGCGAAGGCCGCGATCCGTCGAGTGAAACGGCGTTTGCCGAACTGTGCGAACGCGTCGGCATGCCCGACGGTCCCGAGCTGATCAAAAGCCCCGACGTGAGCGCGCAATTGCAGCGCAACACCGCGGACGCGATCGGTCTCGGCGTCTACGGCGTGCCAACCTTCCGGCTCAACGATCAACTGTTCTGGGGCGAAGACGCCTTGCCGATGGTGCTGTATTGCGCGCGCACGCCGAACTGGCTCGAGTCGAAAGAAGTGAAGCGGATCAGCGCGCTGGCTTCGGGTGTCGTGGACATACCGACGAATTCGGCGAACCCCGCGAACCCGACGTAA
- the xdhC gene encoding xanthine dehydrogenase accessory protein XdhC: MNASSSVQIGRRSTVEAPRPAPMHIVLFGAGHVGHALVKLLGSLPCVVQWVDERDELFPDETPANVQVEATDTPDAIVDTAPPGAYFLVMTHNHALDFSLAARIMRRRDFTYFGMIGSKTKRVKFERRLIDRGVDLDRLVEMTCPIGVAGIVDKAPPAIAVAVCAELLQIRSRQVAAQAAMQKLCASV; this comes from the coding sequence ATGAACGCTTCTTCTTCCGTTCAGATCGGCCGGCGCAGCACGGTTGAAGCGCCGCGTCCGGCGCCGATGCACATCGTGCTGTTCGGCGCGGGACACGTCGGGCATGCGCTCGTCAAGTTGCTCGGCAGCTTGCCGTGCGTAGTCCAGTGGGTCGACGAACGCGACGAACTGTTCCCCGACGAAACGCCCGCCAACGTGCAGGTCGAAGCGACCGATACGCCGGATGCGATCGTCGACACGGCGCCGCCCGGTGCGTATTTTCTGGTGATGACGCACAACCATGCGCTCGATTTTTCGCTGGCCGCGCGCATCATGCGGCGGCGCGATTTCACGTACTTCGGCATGATCGGTTCGAAGACCAAGCGCGTGAAGTTCGAGCGCAGATTGATCGATCGTGGCGTGGATCTGGACCGGCTGGTCGAGATGACGTGTCCGATCGGTGTGGCGGGTATCGTCGACAAGGCGCCCCCGGCGATCGCCGTGGCGGTGTGTGCGGAGTTGCTGCAGATCCGTTCGCGGCAGGTTGCGGCGCAGGCCGCGATGCAGAAGCTTTGCGCGAGCGTTTGA
- a CDS encoding LysR substrate-binding domain-containing protein encodes MDDTAASLDIWLVRVLRTLLVERSVTQTALRLNQTQPAISTALRKLRETLNDPILVRGKSGMVPTEYGESLLASAQRVLREVDFVATPHGDFDASRSRRTFRVAAPDYLNDFFMPTVIAQFREAAPHARLEIDSLSPMLDHSAALDAGELDLVIGNWPKPDPRFERSDLFSDTVVCLMRADHPLTRMPMTREAYLAAPHLAPTPYSGARGGAIDIGFARARADRRIVATLPYFGLVPQTLLQSDLIFTTTRRFAMHYASILPLAVVDVPIPFPRIKCYQLWHPQPDRPSDVGWLRTLMSQVSDGLVAQKMRRAKRPQKKETSTA; translated from the coding sequence ATGGACGACACCGCCGCCTCCCTCGATATCTGGCTCGTGCGCGTATTGCGTACGCTGCTAGTCGAGCGCAGCGTCACGCAGACCGCGCTGCGTCTGAATCAAACTCAACCTGCCATTAGCACCGCGCTGCGTAAACTGCGCGAGACGCTGAACGACCCGATCCTCGTGCGCGGCAAGTCGGGCATGGTGCCCACCGAATACGGCGAGTCGCTGCTGGCTTCCGCACAACGCGTGCTGCGCGAAGTGGATTTCGTCGCGACGCCGCATGGCGATTTCGATGCCAGCCGTTCGCGCCGTACCTTTCGCGTCGCCGCGCCGGATTATCTGAACGACTTCTTCATGCCGACCGTGATCGCGCAATTCCGCGAAGCGGCCCCGCATGCACGGCTCGAAATCGATTCGTTGAGTCCGATGCTCGATCACTCCGCCGCGCTCGATGCCGGCGAACTCGATCTGGTGATCGGCAACTGGCCGAAGCCCGACCCGCGTTTCGAACGTAGCGATCTGTTTTCCGACACGGTGGTGTGCCTGATGCGCGCCGACCATCCGCTCACGCGCATGCCGATGACGCGCGAAGCGTATCTCGCCGCGCCGCATCTCGCGCCGACGCCGTATAGCGGCGCGCGCGGCGGTGCGATCGACATCGGCTTCGCGCGGGCGCGCGCCGACCGGCGCATCGTCGCCACGCTGCCGTACTTTGGGCTGGTGCCGCAAACGCTGCTGCAATCGGATCTGATCTTCACGACCACGCGCCGCTTCGCGATGCACTACGCGAGCATCCTGCCGCTCGCGGTGGTCGACGTGCCGATTCCGTTTCCGCGCATCAAGTGCTATCAGTTATGGCATCCGCAGCCGGATCGCCCGAGCGATGTCGGCTGGCTGCGCACGCTGATGTCGCAAGTGTCGGATGGATTGGTCGCGCAGAAAATGCGCCGCGCGAAGCGGCCGCAGAAAAAAGAAACGTCAACCGCGTAG
- the xdhB gene encoding xanthine dehydrogenase molybdopterin binding subunit has protein sequence MNQQAEPFLKDLKELDDFTQVHISRPHESAHLHVSGRATYTDDIPTLAGTLHAALGLSPKAHAKIVSMSLDKVRATPGVVAIFTAEDFPGVNDVGPIIHGDDPILADGLVQYVGQPMFIVVATSHDTARLAARRAEVVYEELPAILTAQQARAANQHVLPPMKLARGEADTKIARAARREAGEMLLGGQEQFYLEGQISYAVPKDDDGMHVYCSTQHPTEMQHMVAHALGVASHNVLIECRRMGGGFGGKESQSGLFACCAALAAWKLLCPVKLRPDRDDDMMVTGKRHDFHYTYEVGYDEQGVIDGVTVDMTSRCGFSADLSGPVMTRALCHFDNAYWLSDVTIDGFCGKTNTQSNTAFRGFGGPQGAFAIEYIMDNVARSVGEDSLDVRRRNLYGKTERNQTPYGQVVEDNVIHELIDELEATSEYRARRASINEFNANNEVLKKGMALTPVKFGIAFNVTHFNQAGALVHIYTDGSVLVNHGGTEMGQGLNTKVAQVVAHELGIGFNRIRVTATDTSKIANTSATAASTGSDLNGKAAQDAARQLRERLSAFAAERFGAGQVSASEVRFLHDRVVVGEMIVPFEEVIAKAYVARVQLWSDGFYATPKLYWDQSKLQGRPFYYYSYGAAVSEVVIDTLTGEMRVLRADALHDVGASLNPALDVGQVEGAFIQGMGWLTTEELWWNAGGKLMTHAPSTYKIPTVNDTPPDFRVRLFKNRNAEDSIHRSKATGEPPLLLPFSVFFAVRDAVSAVGDHKVNPPLNAPATSEEILKAVGAVRAATAAARQ, from the coding sequence ATGAATCAGCAAGCCGAACCGTTCCTGAAAGACCTGAAGGAGCTCGACGACTTCACCCAGGTCCATATTTCGCGGCCGCATGAGTCCGCGCATCTGCACGTGAGCGGCCGCGCGACCTACACCGACGACATTCCGACGCTCGCCGGCACGCTGCACGCCGCGCTCGGCCTGTCGCCGAAAGCGCACGCGAAGATCGTCTCGATGTCGCTCGATAAAGTGCGCGCCACGCCGGGTGTGGTCGCGATCTTCACCGCCGAAGATTTCCCCGGCGTGAACGACGTCGGCCCGATCATCCACGGCGACGATCCGATTCTCGCCGATGGTCTCGTGCAATACGTCGGCCAGCCGATGTTCATCGTGGTCGCGACGTCGCATGACACCGCGCGGCTCGCCGCGCGCCGCGCCGAAGTCGTCTACGAAGAACTGCCGGCGATTCTGACCGCGCAGCAAGCGCGCGCCGCGAACCAGCACGTGCTGCCGCCGATGAAACTCGCGCGCGGCGAAGCCGACACGAAGATTGCTCGCGCCGCGCGTCGCGAAGCCGGCGAGATGCTGCTCGGCGGCCAGGAACAGTTCTATCTGGAAGGCCAGATTTCGTACGCGGTGCCGAAGGACGACGACGGCATGCACGTCTACTGTTCGACGCAGCACCCGACCGAAATGCAGCACATGGTCGCGCATGCGTTGGGCGTGGCGTCGCACAACGTGCTGATCGAATGCCGCCGGATGGGCGGCGGCTTCGGCGGCAAGGAATCTCAATCGGGCCTGTTCGCGTGCTGCGCGGCTTTGGCTGCATGGAAGCTGCTGTGCCCGGTAAAGCTGCGTCCGGACCGCGACGATGACATGATGGTCACCGGCAAGCGCCACGATTTCCACTACACGTATGAAGTCGGGTACGACGAGCAAGGCGTGATCGACGGCGTGACGGTCGACATGACCTCGCGCTGCGGTTTCTCCGCCGACCTGTCCGGTCCGGTGATGACGCGCGCGCTGTGCCACTTCGACAACGCGTACTGGCTTTCGGACGTGACGATCGACGGCTTCTGCGGCAAGACCAACACGCAGTCCAACACGGCGTTTCGTGGCTTCGGCGGTCCGCAAGGCGCGTTCGCGATCGAATACATCATGGACAACGTCGCGCGTTCGGTCGGCGAAGATTCGCTCGACGTGCGCCGTCGCAATCTGTACGGCAAGACCGAGCGCAATCAGACGCCGTACGGGCAAGTGGTTGAAGACAACGTGATTCACGAGTTGATCGACGAACTCGAAGCGACCAGCGAATATCGCGCACGTCGCGCGTCGATCAACGAATTCAACGCGAACAACGAAGTGCTGAAGAAGGGCATGGCGCTGACGCCGGTCAAGTTCGGCATTGCGTTCAACGTGACCCACTTCAACCAGGCTGGCGCGCTGGTGCACATCTACACCGATGGTTCGGTGCTGGTGAACCACGGCGGCACCGAAATGGGTCAAGGCTTGAATACGAAGGTTGCACAGGTCGTCGCGCATGAACTGGGGATCGGCTTCAACCGCATTCGCGTGACCGCGACCGATACCAGCAAGATCGCCAATACGTCGGCGACTGCCGCATCGACCGGTTCGGACCTGAACGGCAAGGCCGCGCAGGATGCCGCGCGGCAGTTGCGCGAACGTCTGTCGGCGTTCGCCGCCGAACGTTTCGGCGCGGGCCAGGTGAGCGCGTCGGAAGTGCGCTTCCTGCACGATCGCGTGGTGGTCGGCGAGATGATCGTGCCGTTCGAGGAAGTGATCGCGAAGGCCTACGTCGCGCGTGTTCAGCTCTGGTCGGATGGCTTCTACGCGACGCCGAAGCTCTACTGGGATCAGTCGAAGCTGCAAGGCCGGCCGTTCTACTACTACTCGTACGGCGCGGCCGTGTCGGAAGTGGTGATCGACACGCTGACCGGCGAAATGCGCGTGCTGCGTGCGGATGCGTTGCATGACGTGGGCGCGTCGCTGAATCCGGCGCTCGACGTCGGGCAGGTGGAAGGCGCGTTCATTCAGGGCATGGGCTGGCTCACGACCGAAGAACTGTGGTGGAACGCAGGCGGCAAGCTGATGACGCACGCGCCGTCCACCTACAAGATTCCGACCGTCAACGACACGCCGCCGGATTTCCGCGTGCGCCTGTTCAAGAACCGCAATGCGGAGGACAGCATTCATCGTTCGAAGGCGACCGGCGAGCCGCCGCTGCTGCTGCCGTTCTCGGTGTTCTTCGCGGTGCGCGACGCGGTGTCGGCCGTGGGCGACCACAAGGTCAACCCGCCGCTGAACGCCCCGGCCACCAGCGAGGAAATCCTCAAGGCGGTCGGCGCGGTGCGGGCGGCGACTGCCGCCGCCCGTCAATAA
- the xdhA gene encoding xanthine dehydrogenase small subunit produces MTEPIRFYHRNAIREIKDAPVTRTVLQYLREDVHCTGTKEGCAEGDCGACTVVLGERNAAGGVDFKTVNACIQFVPTLDGKALFTVEDLRQPDGSLHPVQEAMVECHGSQCGFCTPGFVMSMWSLYEKHGHEHSCANKTVPSRDTISNALTGNLCRCTGYRPIVDAAVRMFEAPPPKAPVNVEALAATLAKLERTDTFHYQHAGQQFDAPRTVAALAKIKEAEPATRILAGSTDIGLWVTKMMRELGNIVYIGQIAEFQKLETNDDWIEIGAGVSVEKAYTEIIKQYPELFEMQQRFASLPIRNAGTLGGNIANGSPIGDSMPGLIALGAHVIVRGGEIEREMPLEDLYLAYQKKDMAEHEFVVGLKVPTRTGVRKNFQFRTYKLSKRFDSDISAVCAAFSFIADGDVIREPRIAFGGMAATSKRATHAEAVLRDAEWHEATAQAAMIALGNDYAPLSDMRATSNYRLEAAKNTLYRFWLETRPNNPLPKSALDVRAVAAACAPAGANV; encoded by the coding sequence ATGACTGAGCCGATTCGCTTCTACCACCGCAACGCGATCCGTGAGATCAAGGACGCGCCCGTCACCCGTACCGTCCTGCAGTATCTGCGCGAAGACGTGCACTGCACCGGCACCAAGGAAGGTTGTGCCGAAGGCGACTGCGGCGCATGCACGGTCGTGCTCGGCGAGCGCAACGCGGCGGGCGGCGTCGACTTCAAGACGGTCAATGCCTGCATCCAGTTCGTGCCGACGCTCGACGGCAAGGCGCTCTTCACCGTCGAAGATTTGCGCCAGCCGGACGGCTCGTTGCATCCGGTCCAGGAAGCGATGGTCGAATGCCACGGCTCGCAGTGCGGTTTCTGCACGCCGGGTTTCGTCATGTCGATGTGGTCGCTTTACGAAAAACACGGCCACGAACATAGCTGCGCGAACAAGACGGTGCCGTCGCGCGACACGATCAGCAATGCGCTGACCGGCAACCTGTGCCGCTGCACGGGCTATCGCCCGATCGTCGACGCGGCCGTGCGCATGTTCGAAGCGCCGCCGCCCAAAGCGCCGGTCAATGTCGAAGCGCTCGCTGCCACGCTCGCCAAGCTCGAGCGCACGGACACGTTCCACTACCAGCACGCCGGCCAGCAGTTCGACGCGCCGCGCACGGTCGCAGCGCTCGCGAAGATCAAGGAAGCCGAACCGGCCACGCGGATTCTCGCCGGCAGCACGGACATCGGCCTGTGGGTCACCAAGATGATGCGCGAGCTCGGCAACATCGTTTATATCGGGCAGATCGCCGAATTCCAGAAGCTCGAAACGAACGACGACTGGATCGAGATCGGCGCGGGCGTGAGCGTCGAAAAGGCCTACACGGAAATCATCAAGCAGTATCCGGAACTGTTCGAAATGCAGCAGCGCTTCGCGTCGCTGCCCATTCGTAACGCCGGCACGCTCGGCGGCAATATCGCCAACGGTTCGCCGATCGGCGATTCGATGCCCGGCCTGATCGCGCTCGGCGCGCATGTGATCGTGCGCGGCGGCGAGATCGAACGTGAAATGCCGCTGGAAGATCTGTACCTCGCGTATCAGAAGAAGGACATGGCCGAACACGAGTTTGTCGTTGGCCTGAAGGTGCCGACGCGCACCGGCGTGCGCAAGAACTTCCAGTTCCGCACGTACAAACTGTCGAAGCGTTTCGACTCCGATATCTCGGCCGTGTGCGCCGCGTTCTCGTTCATCGCCGACGGCGACGTGATCCGCGAGCCGCGCATCGCGTTCGGCGGCATGGCCGCCACCTCGAAGCGCGCGACGCACGCCGAAGCCGTGCTGCGCGACGCCGAATGGCACGAAGCCACCGCACAGGCCGCGATGATCGCGCTCGGCAACGACTACGCGCCGCTGTCCGACATGCGGGCCACCAGCAATTACCGGCTCGAAGCCGCGAAAAACACGCTGTACCGTTTCTGGCTCGAAACGCGTCCGAACAATCCGCTGCCGAAGAGCGCGCTCGACGTCCGCGCAGTGGCCGCGGCGTGCGCCCCAGCCGGCGCGAATGTCTGA